In Nocardia sp. NBC_00403, the DNA window GAAGTAGAACCGCCACAGCGGACCGAGGTCACCGTGGTAGACCTGCTCGGTGCGGTCCACGATCACCTGTCCCGCGGTGGCGATGGCGTCGACGATCTTGAAGTAGTCGCGGGCGTTTTGCGGGGCACTGCATACCGCAGCCACCGAATACGACAGATCGACGGCGAGGTGGGCGTTGTAGCCCGCCATGGCAAGTCGCGCCGCGGAGACATCGCAGCGTTGCGCCATCTCGAAGTAATTTGCCCACTGCGGTTCGACGACCCCGCCACCGAAGGCGGCATGCACGTTGTCGAGATAACGGCTCAGCAGTTCGAGGCTGATCGCATGTGCGTAGTCCCGGTCGAGGAACGCGCTCGGATCTCGCTGCAGCGGCATAACCGCGGACTCCTCTACTGCATCAAGCCCCAGCGAGAACACGCCACGCCGATCACCGTGCGCAACCAGGATCCGGGTGATCTCACGATGGCGCCGCACTGCGTTCTCCAACCGCTGAAGAGAATCTCCGGCCAACGTTGCGATATCGGACGACCGGACGATGGTGTCCAGTTCAGCCGAGGAAAGCGCTGTTCCACAGGCTGCCGCCTCGACCGCGACCGGGCGCGCGGGATGCGCGACCGCCGTGGGGGCCGATCCGATGGCCGCCGCGGCGAAGGCCGAGCTGACGAGTCCGAGGACACTCATACGATCAAGAGACATGAGCCGCAGCTTAAGTGCCACCGTGACGGCGGACGGGCAACGCCATTACTGGTCGGCAACCACCGGTTGACTCACCTGTGTCCGACCGGGTGGCGACCCGTCGCGGACGGCGACGAAAGTGCGGCCCGCCGTCCGGATGACCATGGGAAATTCCCACGTCCCCGCCCCGACGACGTCGGCGCACTACTTGCATGCGGATACGATCCCTACCCGAACGATTCCGGCATTGTTGACCAGGACGGTCAGCCCGCCGAATTCTTCGACGGCTGTTCGCACGGCGTGGTCCCAGTTGTCCTGGTCGGTGACGTCGGGATGGACGACCGTGCCGCTGTGCCCAATTCGGCCGCCGGCGCGCAACCTTCCGGCCCCGTGCTCGACCAGGGGCTCCTACATGCGCCGCGCCGGTACCTCGTGCTCCGCCACTGACAAGGGCGACCTTGCCCGCTACTCGCTCGCCCGCACCTCCAGTTGTACGGAGGACGACTCGACGACGGGTTTGTTCAGCCGGTAGCGGCATCTGGTTCCGGTGTAGATGGTGGGCACGCATTCATTGCAGTGGACGCAGGCGGATCGGGTGGTGGCGTCGGATTGGATGCGCCGCAACAGGTTCGGTTCGCGCAGCAGGGCCCGGCCCATGGCGACGAAGTCGAAGCCCTCGGCCATGGCACGATTCATGGTGTCGAGATTCGTGATGCCGCCCAACAGGATCAACGGCATGGACAGTTCGCGGCGGAACTGGCGGGCCCGCTCCAGGAGGTACGCCTCCTGATACGGATACTCCTTCAAGAAGGAGCGACCCGCCAGACGGAAACCCCAACGTGCCGGGGGTGGAAGAACTTTTGCGAACTCGCGGCGGGGCGCGTCGCCGTGGAACAGCAGCATCGGGTTCAACAGCGAACTGCCCGCGGTCAGTTCCAGCGCGTCCAGGGCTCCGTCGTCCTGCAACCAGGACGCCGCCCGGAGCGAATCCGGCACGGTGAGGCCGCCGCGCACACCGTCTTCCATATTCAGTTTGGCAGTCACCGCGAGGCGGTCCCCCACCGCGTCCCGGACTGCACAAGCTATCTCGCGCGCCAGACGTGCCCGGTTCTCAGCGGAACCGCCGTAGCGGTCGGTGCGCCGGTTGAGCAGTGGGCTCAGGAACGAACTCGTCAAATAGTTGTGGCCGAAGTGGATTTCGACCGCGTCGAATCCGGACTTTTCGGCCAATCGTGCGGCATTCGCGTGCGCGGCGATCAGTTCGCGGATCTCGCTCTCGCCGGGCACCTTCATCGGGCGCATACCGAGCGGGCTGAACATGCGACTCGGCGCGAGGGCGGGCAATCGGTTGGAGGCCGCGTTGGCCACCGGGCCCGCATGCCCGATCTGCGCACTGGCCGCCGCGCCTTCGGCGTGCACGGCGTCGGTAAGCTTGCGCAGACCAGGCACGGCCTCCGGGCGCATCCAGATCTGATGCCGGTCGGTGCGGCCGCCCGGCGCGACGGCGCAGTAGGCGACCGTGGTCATCCCGACCCCGCCGGCGGCCACCTCACGATGGAAGGCGATCAGCTCGTCGGTCACCAATGCCTCAGGGGTGCAGCCCTCGAAGGTTGCGGCCTTGATCACTTTGTTGCGCAATGTGACGGGCCCCAATTGAGCCGGTGTGAATACCTCTGTCAATTCTGCTCTCCCGACGGTGCGGTCAATCCGGCCACCACGAAGTCACGCAGCGCGGCCACCGCTGCTTCCGACATTTCCCGCCCCTCGGTTCCCGCGCCCCCGAACCGCATAATGATCAGGTCGAAGGCCAGCGCCCAGCGGCGACGACTCTCCTGCTCCCCCACCTCCGGCAACAGCCCGACCCAGGCATCCATCCGGAACCAAGGCTGTCGCCATAACCTCGTATGCCGCCTGAGCACGAACTGCGCCAGCAGACGTAAATGCAAGCGCCCCAACGGATCATCGGCCAGTGCGACGAAGGGTTCGAGCACCGCGTCCACCACCT includes these proteins:
- a CDS encoding NADH:flavin oxidoreductase; translation: MTEVFTPAQLGPVTLRNKVIKAATFEGCTPEALVTDELIAFHREVAAGGVGMTTVAYCAVAPGGRTDRHQIWMRPEAVPGLRKLTDAVHAEGAAASAQIGHAGPVANAASNRLPALAPSRMFSPLGMRPMKVPGESEIRELIAAHANAARLAEKSGFDAVEIHFGHNYLTSSFLSPLLNRRTDRYGGSAENRARLAREIACAVRDAVGDRLAVTAKLNMEDGVRGGLTVPDSLRAASWLQDDGALDALELTAGSSLLNPMLLFHGDAPRREFAKVLPPPARWGFRLAGRSFLKEYPYQEAYLLERARQFRRELSMPLILLGGITNLDTMNRAMAEGFDFVAMGRALLREPNLLRRIQSDATTRSACVHCNECVPTIYTGTRCRYRLNKPVVESSSVQLEVRASE
- a CDS encoding helix-turn-helix domain-containing protein, with amino-acid sequence MAQKVSVGTRARLLAAAERLLLTERYDEVSVRAICVEAGANPAAVHYHFGSKDELVASLLEDRLGPLWAERLSAVTAARVSVAEVVDAVLEPFVALADDPLGRLHLRLLAQFVLRRHTRLWRQPWFRMDAWVGLLPEVGEQESRRRWALAFDLIIMRFGGAGTEGREMSEAAVAALRDFVVAGLTAPSGEQN
- a CDS encoding DUF5995 family protein, whose translation is MSLDRMSVLGLVSSAFAAAAIGSAPTAVAHPARPVAVEAAACGTALSSAELDTIVRSSDIATLAGDSLQRLENAVRRHREITRILVAHGDRRGVFSLGLDAVEESAVMPLQRDPSAFLDRDYAHAISLELLSRYLDNVHAAFGGGVVEPQWANYFEMAQRCDVSAARLAMAGYNAHLAVDLSYSVAAVCSAPQNARDYFKIVDAIATAGQVIVDRTEQVYHGDLGPLWRFYFVGEGMDLLLGRGVATGPLLRLADLGANVVIFGNGLALRDSALHDPTTTEIHLLTDTAEVAFDVLVQLRGL